A single genomic interval of Methylocystis sp. IM3 harbors:
- a CDS encoding Crp/Fnr family transcriptional regulator: protein MREILAHFDGVPLRRLADGETLLPEGERTGHLYALLDGRLEVLRGETCVAVLDEPGSLIGEMAVLLDSPHTATVRALGEARVHVAEDGAAFLSGRPELAWLVSRLLARRLNAATTYLVDIKRQFAGYGNHLEMVGEVLESLMHQQRASGAGQVSNRDGYGG, encoded by the coding sequence ATGCGTGAAATTCTCGCCCATTTCGACGGCGTCCCGCTGCGCCGTCTCGCCGACGGGGAGACGCTGCTCCCCGAAGGCGAAAGAACCGGTCATCTCTATGCGCTGCTGGACGGGCGACTCGAGGTGTTGCGCGGCGAGACATGCGTTGCTGTTCTCGACGAGCCGGGCTCGCTCATCGGGGAAATGGCGGTGCTTCTCGACTCGCCTCATACGGCGACCGTCCGCGCCCTGGGGGAAGCGCGCGTGCATGTCGCCGAGGATGGCGCCGCCTTTCTCAGTGGACGCCCCGAACTCGCGTGGCTGGTCTCGCGCCTGCTCGCGCGCCGCCTCAACGCCGCCACGACCTATCTCGTGGACATCAAGCGGCAGTTCGCCGGTTATGGAAACCACCTTGAAATGGTCGGGGAGGTTCTCGAATCCCTCATGCATCAGCAGAGGGCCAGCGGGGCGGGACAGGTTTCCAACCGCGACGGATACGGCGGTTAG
- a CDS encoding helix-turn-helix domain-containing protein, which translates to MQVKALETIVSDKYPKFKHEFLELLFAVLVDERPVFGNDLDSLLVYTAVSRLYLRDERAGLSSEDQESGRRYTLTATRIAESTRIPRETVRRKLRQLESRGFLEKGPRDDWRVVVKDGQPVIRSEYSHVWQQEMARIVKFVRVLKDHV; encoded by the coding sequence ATGCAAGTAAAAGCTCTTGAAACTATCGTTTCAGACAAATATCCGAAGTTCAAACATGAGTTTCTGGAGCTTCTGTTTGCCGTCCTGGTGGACGAGCGACCCGTATTCGGGAATGATTTGGACTCCCTTTTAGTTTACACAGCTGTTTCCCGTCTTTATCTCCGGGATGAAAGGGCCGGATTGTCATCGGAAGATCAAGAGTCGGGGCGTCGTTATACGCTGACTGCAACGAGAATCGCCGAGTCCACGAGAATTCCCAGAGAAACGGTTCGCCGGAAGCTGCGGCAACTCGAGAGCCGCGGCTTTCTCGAAAAGGGCCCCCGCGATGATTGGCGGGTCGTGGTGAAAGATGGCCAGCCGGTTATCAGGAGCGAATATTCGCATGTCTGGCAGCAGGAAATGGCGCGAATCGTGAAGTTCGTGAGGGTGCTGAAGGATCACGTTTGA
- a CDS encoding glycosyltransferase family 4 protein: MQTKLDCPAKEAPSSLSEQERLLEHQLRYLYAEVLQLKKERYEIIYTASWLIVRPLLRLEQALARLARRPVSSVAETGLSPTTSTAKTQAVEPRRILIDVTGTVERDMGTGIERVAKDLSDALRAADPAQCRLVRCDKGRLLECKAPIGAKDRASDTPLAIEPGDQFLILADAWNYPQAYAGVFDAIHAGGGRVIVCVHDVIPELFPAACHERTVALFGPWLRDILLNADGILTVSRASGADLAALVEERSIPHRPGLSIGWFHNASRFEPRPDHQQRGKIAEVARADAPLFLCVGTLEPRKGHLVALDAFERLWAEGHPARLLFVGRRGWFDYALVARITAHPELGRRLFWFDDVDDAELAFLYAQMSALVCPSFAEGFGLPVIEASRCGKPVFCSDIPVFREVGREGALYFALNDAAALADAIRGWEDGRLQAHPERVSASSWADAAERIRAAIKNNEWDFRLC, from the coding sequence TTGCAGACGAAACTCGATTGCCCTGCCAAAGAGGCTCCATCCAGTCTCTCGGAGCAGGAACGGCTCCTGGAGCATCAGCTCCGGTATCTTTACGCCGAGGTGCTGCAGCTCAAGAAAGAGCGATACGAGATTATCTATACGGCAAGCTGGCTCATCGTGCGGCCGCTGCTGCGCCTGGAGCAGGCGCTGGCGAGATTGGCGCGGCGCCCCGTCTCCTCGGTCGCGGAGACGGGCCTTTCCCCTACGACCTCGACCGCAAAGACCCAGGCGGTCGAGCCCCGCCGCATCCTCATCGACGTGACCGGAACGGTCGAGCGCGACATGGGGACGGGGATCGAGCGGGTCGCCAAGGATCTCTCCGATGCGTTGCGCGCCGCCGATCCCGCGCAGTGCCGGCTCGTCCGCTGCGACAAGGGCCGTCTTCTCGAATGCAAGGCCCCGATCGGGGCAAAGGACAGGGCAAGCGACACGCCGCTCGCCATCGAGCCCGGCGACCAATTTCTGATTCTCGCCGACGCCTGGAATTACCCGCAAGCCTATGCGGGCGTCTTCGACGCGATTCACGCCGGCGGCGGCCGGGTGATCGTCTGCGTGCACGACGTCATTCCCGAGTTGTTCCCCGCGGCCTGCCACGAAAGAACCGTCGCCCTCTTCGGCCCCTGGCTGCGCGATATCCTTCTGAACGCCGATGGCATTCTCACCGTTTCGCGCGCTTCGGGCGCCGATCTCGCCGCGCTTGTGGAGGAGAGAAGCATCCCCCACCGCCCGGGTCTCTCGATCGGCTGGTTTCACAACGCCTCCCGCTTCGAGCCGCGTCCGGACCACCAGCAGCGCGGAAAGATCGCAGAAGTCGCGCGGGCCGACGCGCCGCTCTTTCTCTGCGTCGGCACGCTGGAGCCCAGAAAGGGCCATCTCGTGGCGCTCGACGCCTTCGAGCGGCTCTGGGCAGAAGGCCATCCGGCGCGGCTCCTGTTCGTGGGGCGGCGCGGCTGGTTCGATTACGCGCTTGTCGCGCGCATCACGGCGCATCCCGAACTTGGCCGCCGCCTGTTCTGGTTCGATGACGTGGACGACGCCGAGCTCGCCTTTCTCTATGCGCAAATGTCCGCGCTGGTCTGTCCCTCCTTCGCCGAAGGCTTCGGCCTGCCGGTGATCGAGGCGTCCCGCTGCGGCAAGCCGGTCTTTTGCAGTGACATTCCGGTTTTCCGGGAAGTCGGCCGGGAGGGCGCCCTCTACTTCGCGCTGAATGACGCGGCCGCTTTGGCCGACGCCATCCGGGGCTGGGAGGATGGCCGCCTGCAAGCCCATCCCGAGCGCGTCTCGGCCTCTTCCTGGGCGGACGCCGCGGAGCGCATCCGCGCCGCCATCAAAAATAACGAGTGGGACTTTCGCCTCTGCTGA
- a CDS encoding chromate transporter — MSDPAPQVSIGEIFRAFLTIGATSLGGGVVGYLRSSLVGSLKWLDDETFVELLAICQSLPGLNASNMAILVGDRLRGGLGAAVALVGICLPGGLIMVAAAMALGSGLHDHPLVSAILRGVSAGAVGMVIYVTTQLGRKTIRRPADAVFAAATLVFVAVLHESVLLALAVVAPIATLWFRPRNTPEDRP; from the coding sequence ATGAGTGATCCCGCGCCCCAGGTTTCCATCGGCGAGATTTTTCGAGCCTTTCTCACGATCGGCGCGACGAGTCTCGGCGGCGGCGTGGTCGGCTATCTGCGCTCGAGCCTCGTCGGCTCGCTCAAATGGCTGGACGACGAGACTTTCGTCGAATTGCTGGCGATCTGCCAGTCGCTGCCGGGCCTCAACGCCTCCAACATGGCGATTCTCGTTGGCGACCGCCTTCGCGGCGGCCTGGGGGCGGCGGTCGCGCTCGTCGGCATCTGCCTGCCCGGCGGCCTCATCATGGTCGCGGCGGCCATGGCGCTGGGCTCCGGTCTTCACGACCACCCGCTCGTCAGCGCTATCCTGCGCGGAGTCTCGGCCGGCGCGGTGGGCATGGTCATCTATGTGACGACGCAGCTTGGCCGCAAGACGATTCGTCGTCCGGCTGACGCCGTCTTCGCGGCGGCGACGCTGGTTTTTGTCGCCGTGCTCCATGAGTCGGTGCTGCTGGCGCTCGCCGTCGTGGCCCCGATCGCGACGCTTTGGTTCCGCCCACGGAACACTCCAGAGGATCGGCCATGA
- a CDS encoding peroxiredoxin family protein, with translation MNAPIAPELSVSRWFNTQRPVALADLRGRVVMLHAFQMLCPGCVAHGTPQAQRAHELFRNTDLTVLGLHTVFEHHAAMTPVSLEAFIHEYRLTFPIGVDEAAEDGPIPLTMRRYQMRGTPTAIIIGRDGSIRHHGFGQEDDMALGAIIGSLLAERA, from the coding sequence ATGAACGCGCCGATCGCGCCGGAGCTTTCCGTTTCGCGCTGGTTCAATACGCAGCGACCCGTTGCGCTCGCGGATTTACGCGGGCGCGTCGTGATGCTCCACGCCTTCCAGATGCTTTGCCCCGGCTGCGTGGCGCATGGGACGCCGCAGGCCCAGCGCGCGCATGAGCTTTTTCGCAACACTGATCTCACGGTTCTGGGTCTGCACACGGTTTTCGAGCATCACGCTGCAATGACGCCCGTCTCGCTCGAGGCCTTCATTCACGAATATCGGCTCACTTTCCCCATCGGAGTCGACGAGGCGGCCGAAGACGGGCCGATCCCGCTCACCATGCGGCGCTATCAGATGCGCGGCACGCCGACCGCCATCATAATCGGGCGCGACGGGTCGATCCGCCATCACGGCTTCGGGCAGGAGGACGATATGGCGCTCGGGGCCATCATTGGCTCACTTCTCGCGGAGCGGGCATGA
- a CDS encoding YihY/virulence factor BrkB family protein produces the protein MAMEQVSASAREASERGREAATPADIPARGWRDVLARVYENIAEHRILAIAAGVTFYALLAIFPAIAAFVALYGLFADPAAISAHLNALSGFIPAEGLSIIGEQIHRVAAQGATKLGATSIIGLLVSLWSANAGMKAIFDALNVVYQEKEKRGFFRLNAVTLAFTLCGMATVALSLGVMVAMPPALQALPLPGAVDTAIAFLRWPLLLVLIAFAISLVYRFGPSRDGPKWRWVSWGGALAAFLWLAASLLFSWYAANLGNFNETYGSLGAVIGFMLWMWASTIVLLTGAELNAEMEHQTAKDTTEGKSRPLGKRGAVMADTIGRPMS, from the coding sequence ATGGCGATGGAGCAGGTTTCGGCATCCGCGCGGGAAGCGTCGGAGAGAGGACGAGAGGCGGCGACGCCTGCTGATATTCCGGCGCGCGGCTGGAGGGATGTGCTCGCTCGCGTCTATGAAAATATTGCCGAGCACCGCATTCTGGCCATCGCCGCCGGCGTGACGTTCTATGCCTTGCTCGCAATCTTTCCGGCGATCGCGGCCTTTGTCGCGCTGTACGGGCTCTTCGCCGATCCGGCGGCGATCAGCGCGCATCTCAATGCGCTTTCCGGCTTCATTCCCGCCGAGGGCCTGTCGATCATCGGGGAGCAAATTCATCGCGTGGCCGCGCAGGGCGCCACGAAGCTCGGCGCAACCTCGATCATCGGTCTGCTCGTGTCGCTCTGGAGCGCCAACGCCGGAATGAAGGCGATCTTCGACGCCCTCAACGTTGTGTATCAGGAAAAAGAGAAGCGCGGCTTCTTCAGGCTCAACGCCGTGACGCTCGCCTTCACGCTCTGTGGCATGGCGACGGTGGCGCTGTCGCTCGGCGTCATGGTCGCCATGCCGCCGGCGCTTCAGGCGCTCCCTCTGCCGGGAGCCGTCGATACGGCGATCGCCTTTCTGCGCTGGCCCCTGCTTCTCGTGCTGATCGCGTTTGCCATTTCGCTCGTCTATCGGTTCGGGCCGAGCCGCGACGGACCCAAATGGCGCTGGGTGAGCTGGGGCGGCGCGCTCGCCGCCTTTCTCTGGCTCGCGGCCTCGCTGCTCTTTTCGTGGTATGCGGCGAACCTCGGCAATTTCAATGAGACCTATGGCTCGTTGGGCGCGGTCATTGGCTTCATGCTATGGATGTGGGCGTCCACCATCGTGCTGCTCACCGGCGCGGAACTCAACGCCGAGATGGAGCATCAAACCGCCAAGGACACGACCGAGGGGAAGTCGCGGCCGCTCGGCAAGCGGGGAGCCGTCATGGCCGACACCATCGGACGGCCGATGAGCTAG
- a CDS encoding metallophosphoesterase family protein has product MRWLIVSDLHYALPQFDWLARAAPQFDLVIFAGDALDAGSIVDFAAQTVVVRKYLERLAATTRVIFCSGNHDLDARSESGEKIARWVEEARLSGVACDGDAIVVGDVLFSVFPWWDGPLVKERLLRQLALDAQRREGRRWVWAHHAPPRQSPTSWSGKQSFGDADLVEWIGQYRPDVVICGHIHQSPFVAEGSWIDRLGDTWVLNAGRQYGAPPAYIAIDAIRDEALWMSAMGAQSVRLDQPLERPIPALRALPDWFAPPPLPAF; this is encoded by the coding sequence ATGCGCTGGCTCATCGTCTCGGACCTGCATTATGCGCTGCCGCAGTTCGACTGGCTGGCGCGCGCCGCTCCGCAGTTCGACCTCGTGATTTTCGCCGGCGACGCACTCGACGCCGGCTCGATCGTCGATTTCGCAGCGCAGACGGTGGTGGTGCGCAAATATCTGGAGCGTCTGGCGGCGACCACGCGGGTCATCTTCTGCAGCGGCAACCACGATCTCGACGCCCGCAGCGAGAGCGGCGAGAAGATCGCGCGCTGGGTCGAGGAGGCGCGCCTGTCGGGCGTCGCCTGCGACGGCGACGCCATTGTCGTCGGCGATGTGCTGTTCTCGGTTTTTCCCTGGTGGGACGGGCCGCTTGTGAAGGAAAGGCTGCTGCGCCAACTCGCATTGGACGCCCAGCGGCGAGAGGGTCGGCGATGGGTCTGGGCGCATCACGCGCCGCCCCGACAATCGCCGACGAGCTGGTCCGGCAAGCAGAGTTTCGGCGACGCAGACCTCGTCGAGTGGATCGGGCAATACAGGCCGGATGTCGTCATCTGCGGCCACATCCATCAATCGCCCTTCGTTGCCGAGGGCTCCTGGATCGACCGGCTCGGCGACACATGGGTGCTCAACGCCGGCCGCCAATATGGCGCGCCGCCCGCCTATATCGCCATTGACGCCATCCGCGACGAGGCGTTGTGGATGTCGGCGATGGGGGCGCAATCGGTGCGCCTCGACCAGCCGCTCGAAAGGCCCATTCCGGCTTTGCGCGCTCTCCCCGACTGGTTCGCGCCGCCGCCCCTTCCGGCTTTTTGA
- a CDS encoding MOSC domain-containing protein, with protein MTPPAVQPLVLTGAVALLGGGCMSGIDKKPAPGPWRIDAGGLRGDAQADLAHHGGPEKALHHYAFDHYAAWRAEIGPAAPLATPGAFGENLSTKGWTEDNVYLGDIVEFGTALLQVSQGRQPCWKLNRRFGVADMARRVQKSGRAGWYYRVLADGIAKPGDRLILAERPCPDWPLSRLNRLLYLETGDRTGLFAMAELAPLAQGWRRLARRRLENGRVESWDMRLEGPATGGEIATGGRSF; from the coding sequence ATGACGCCGCCAGCGGTCCAGCCGCTCGTATTGACAGGCGCCGTCGCCCTGCTCGGCGGCGGTTGCATGAGCGGCATCGACAAGAAGCCCGCACCCGGCCCGTGGCGTATCGATGCGGGCGGCCTCCGCGGCGATGCGCAGGCAGACCTTGCCCATCACGGCGGCCCCGAGAAGGCGCTGCATCATTACGCCTTCGACCATTACGCCGCCTGGCGCGCCGAGATCGGCCCCGCCGCGCCGCTCGCAACGCCAGGCGCCTTCGGCGAGAACCTGTCCACAAAGGGATGGACGGAGGACAACGTCTATCTCGGCGACATCGTCGAATTCGGAACCGCGCTTTTGCAGGTCAGCCAGGGCCGCCAGCCGTGCTGGAAGCTCAACCGGCGTTTTGGGGTCGCGGACATGGCGCGCCGCGTCCAGAAGAGTGGCCGCGCCGGATGGTATTACCGCGTGCTCGCCGATGGAATCGCCAAGCCGGGCGACCGGCTCATTCTCGCCGAACGCCCCTGCCCCGACTGGCCGCTATCGCGGCTCAACCGCCTGCTCTACCTCGAAACAGGAGATCGCACCGGCCTTTTCGCCATGGCCGAACTGGCGCCGCTCGCACAGGGCTGGCGGCGTCTCGCCCGGCGGCGGCTGGAGAACGGCAGGGTCGAAAGCTGGGACATGCGCCTCGAGGGCCCAGCGACGGGCGGCGAGATTGCCACGGGCGGGCGAAGTTTCTAA
- a CDS encoding sodium:proton exchanger, with amino-acid sequence MFVCIFSLQAGLVTVVQASLIGSILANVLLVLGLAFIVGGWRHGVLVFGNRTPRMIASLLLLAVSALSLPTLANELHLPAGAHEQPLAVVCAVVLLLVFAVMMKEMLGPGQRAVPAEAHARAHAWPLPAAVGVLLVCAAAAVLVSDWFVEALEPAMDTLGLNQTFTGLVVVAIAGNAIENVVGLRLAAAGKAELAVSVVLTSALQVAVVVVPILVLVSAMLGGAAFTLATPTILVAAMFLSVMVVTVVTVDGEADMVDGAALVGLYVIIAAIFWWG; translated from the coding sequence GTGTTCGTCTGCATCTTCTCGCTCCAGGCCGGCCTCGTCACCGTGGTGCAGGCGTCGCTGATCGGCTCGATTCTCGCCAATGTCCTGCTCGTGCTCGGCCTTGCCTTCATCGTGGGCGGATGGCGGCATGGCGTGCTCGTCTTCGGGAACCGGACGCCCCGCATGATCGCCTCGCTCCTGCTGCTCGCGGTCTCGGCGTTGTCGCTGCCGACGCTCGCCAACGAGCTGCATCTTCCGGCTGGCGCGCACGAGCAGCCGCTCGCGGTGGTTTGCGCGGTTGTTCTACTCCTGGTTTTCGCCGTCATGATGAAGGAGATGCTCGGACCCGGACAGCGCGCCGTTCCGGCGGAGGCCCACGCCCGCGCTCATGCCTGGCCGCTTCCCGCTGCGGTCGGCGTGCTTCTGGTCTGCGCGGCGGCGGCCGTGCTGGTCTCGGACTGGTTCGTCGAGGCGCTCGAGCCCGCGATGGATACGCTGGGGCTCAACCAGACCTTCACGGGCCTTGTGGTGGTCGCCATCGCGGGCAACGCGATCGAGAATGTCGTGGGGCTGCGCCTCGCCGCGGCCGGCAAAGCCGAGCTTGCTGTCAGCGTGGTCCTCACGAGCGCGCTGCAGGTCGCCGTTGTCGTCGTGCCGATTCTCGTGCTGGTGAGCGCCATGCTCGGAGGCGCGGCCTTCACCCTCGCCACTCCCACCATCCTCGTCGCCGCCATGTTCCTGTCGGTGATGGTGGTGACGGTGGTGACGGTGGACGGCGAGGCGGACATGGTCGACGGCGCCGCGCTCGTCGGCCTTTATGTGATCATCGCCGCCATCTTCTGGTGGGGCTAG
- a CDS encoding cytochrome B6: MFVRLPVSLSPLLVALFASASLAQSMPDASYRPLPTRPFDAVKADDEASKASVMQQQRSFLEERYDLSERPIPGVMMSGGRKSVQGGVRVKLQKGATWDALAAMKPEEIRQKGLFPAGFLPLPHVKQSTGGQVIPKEQIDEISRQEGRDLKRFDVDFDLPAHLTPEFPPPIFLTTRPELGDVSRGQLLTIRNYYKMMVGLLTPVQIEGLRLLLTPFPQEEFNQTEDRKVAEQSLGIACLDCHSNFHTNAAFHQTPDLRPQAVRFRLDTVSLRGLFNQQIHGSKRSLRSVEDFSEFEQRTAYFNGDQVSAQRKGVHLPERHDQVAMMAQMQNIIDFPPAPKLDPMGRLDPARATQQELAGEKIFLGKGRCAECHIPSLSFLDNNMHDLKAERFYDIGKNVNGLILVPDGPIKTFTLRGVKDSPPYLHDGRLPTLADTVEYFNLVLGLQLTRDEKDNLFAYLLTL; the protein is encoded by the coding sequence ATGTTCGTTCGGCTGCCCGTGTCGCTTTCCCCCCTCCTCGTGGCTCTTTTCGCCTCGGCGTCGCTCGCGCAGTCCATGCCGGATGCGAGCTACCGGCCCCTGCCCACGCGGCCTTTCGATGCCGTAAAGGCTGACGATGAGGCCAGCAAAGCCAGCGTCATGCAGCAGCAGCGATCCTTTTTGGAGGAGCGGTACGATCTCTCCGAGAGGCCCATCCCAGGCGTGATGATGTCGGGCGGGCGCAAGTCTGTTCAGGGCGGCGTTCGCGTAAAGCTTCAAAAGGGCGCCACATGGGACGCGCTTGCTGCGATGAAGCCGGAGGAAATCCGCCAGAAGGGCCTGTTCCCCGCCGGCTTCCTTCCGCTCCCGCACGTCAAGCAGTCAACCGGCGGACAGGTGATTCCAAAGGAGCAGATCGACGAGATCAGCCGTCAGGAGGGGCGCGATCTCAAACGCTTCGATGTCGATTTCGACCTCCCCGCGCATCTGACGCCGGAGTTTCCGCCGCCAATCTTTCTCACGACGCGTCCCGAGCTCGGCGACGTATCGCGCGGCCAGCTTCTGACGATCAGGAACTATTACAAGATGATGGTCGGCCTGCTGACGCCCGTGCAGATCGAAGGGCTTCGCCTGCTGCTGACCCCCTTCCCCCAGGAGGAGTTCAATCAGACGGAAGACCGAAAGGTCGCCGAGCAGTCGCTCGGCATCGCCTGCCTAGATTGTCACTCGAATTTCCACACCAACGCCGCCTTCCATCAGACGCCGGACCTGAGGCCGCAGGCCGTGCGATTCCGGCTGGACACTGTCAGCCTGCGGGGCCTCTTCAACCAGCAGATCCATGGCTCCAAGCGGTCCTTGCGCTCGGTCGAGGATTTCAGCGAATTCGAGCAGCGCACCGCCTATTTCAATGGCGATCAGGTCAGCGCGCAGCGCAAGGGCGTTCATTTGCCAGAGCGGCATGACCAAGTGGCGATGATGGCGCAGATGCAGAATATCATCGACTTTCCGCCGGCGCCCAAGCTCGATCCCATGGGCCGCCTCGATCCCGCGCGCGCCACGCAGCAGGAACTGGCGGGCGAAAAAATCTTCCTCGGCAAAGGCCGTTGCGCCGAGTGTCACATCCCGAGCCTGTCGTTCCTCGACAACAACATGCACGACCTCAAGGCTGAACGGTTCTACGATATCGGCAAGAACGTCAACGGGCTCATTCTCGTTCCGGATGGACCGATCAAGACCTTCACGCTACGCGGCGTCAAGGATTCGCCGCCCTATCTACATGACGGCCGCTTGCCGACCCTCGCCGATACGGTGGAGTATTTCAATCTCGTGCTCGGCCTTCAGCTCACGCGCGACGAGAAAGACAATCTCTTCGCTTATCTGCTGACGCTGTGA
- a CDS encoding chromate transporter yields the protein MKQMVALVGVFAYLSLLTIGGGMAAFPEMKTLTVGVFHWLTKDQLVHLYSIGQMAPGPNMMMIAGIGEWVAGPVGAIAVTLAFFLPTGLLTLWVGRVWEHLAGWPWRASIQRALGVVSIGLLLGGVVSISKVVLTGWHSAAIAAVVFAILMATDMNPLPLMAASAVAGILFFR from the coding sequence ATGAAGCAGATGGTCGCGCTCGTCGGCGTCTTCGCCTATCTGTCGCTCCTCACCATCGGCGGCGGCATGGCGGCCTTCCCCGAGATGAAGACGCTGACAGTCGGCGTCTTCCACTGGCTGACGAAGGACCAGCTCGTCCATCTCTACAGCATCGGCCAGATGGCGCCCGGCCCAAACATGATGATGATCGCCGGGATCGGCGAATGGGTCGCGGGTCCCGTCGGCGCGATCGCCGTCACCCTCGCTTTCTTCCTGCCGACCGGGTTGCTCACACTTTGGGTCGGCCGCGTCTGGGAGCATCTCGCCGGCTGGCCGTGGCGCGCGTCGATCCAGCGCGCCCTCGGCGTTGTCTCCATCGGCCTCCTGCTCGGCGGCGTGGTCAGCATCAGCAAGGTCGTGCTGACGGGCTGGCACTCGGCTGCGATCGCGGCGGTCGTCTTCGCAATTCTGATGGCGACCGACATGAACCCCCTGCCGTTGATGGCGGCCTCCGCCGTCGCGGGCATACTCTTCTTCCGTTAG
- a CDS encoding acyltransferase family protein, with translation MGLSPLLKGKRFIAMAPTTETFASRNISFFRWLSAGAVVVMHATALLLAQSDIMSAPHNFFEYFWWFVSNKEVGHKAVVGFFVISGYLVGGEVIRGARSGEAFYYGYFLKRFARIYIVLAPALAFTFLIDSVGAGLFRKGGFYSDPMFAGHFSLDVFALNLFNLQDILTEPYGTNIPLWSLAVEVWYYITFPLLLMPIMTHLSTRLRLFWFCLAILVCGYFSLVSYLFFWGYVMWIAGALTAVARKPVMRSYWAALALFVIIIIPVRLLVRGPLVESFPSARTASDVVCALAFANVLLSARFSIPRIFGSLPSFRLDMPNFTYSLYLTHLPIIVFVRAGLESVAPGWALQNATIGNWLVMFCVIAGAGVFAYLFSSATEAKTTSFRGFLDRKIEGLARVLALFDVGRTRAGR, from the coding sequence GTGGGACTTTCGCCTCTGCTGAAAGGGAAGCGGTTCATCGCGATGGCGCCGACGACAGAGACATTCGCCTCACGCAACATCAGTTTTTTTCGCTGGCTGAGCGCCGGCGCGGTGGTCGTGATGCACGCGACCGCGCTCCTGCTCGCCCAGTCCGATATTATGAGCGCGCCGCATAATTTCTTCGAATATTTCTGGTGGTTCGTCTCCAACAAGGAGGTCGGCCACAAAGCGGTCGTCGGCTTCTTCGTCATTTCCGGCTATCTGGTGGGCGGGGAAGTGATCAGGGGCGCAAGGAGCGGCGAAGCTTTCTACTACGGCTATTTTCTGAAGCGTTTCGCCCGCATCTATATCGTGCTTGCTCCGGCGCTCGCCTTCACCTTCCTGATCGACTCCGTCGGGGCCGGACTTTTCAGAAAGGGAGGATTTTACAGCGACCCGATGTTCGCGGGCCATTTCAGCCTCGACGTTTTCGCGCTCAATCTCTTCAATCTTCAAGACATACTGACCGAGCCCTATGGCACGAACATTCCGCTCTGGTCGCTCGCGGTCGAGGTCTGGTACTACATTACATTCCCGCTGCTGCTGATGCCGATCATGACGCATCTCTCCACGCGCCTGCGGCTCTTCTGGTTCTGCCTCGCCATCCTCGTCTGCGGCTATTTCTCGCTCGTTTCCTACCTCTTTTTCTGGGGCTATGTGATGTGGATCGCAGGGGCCCTCACGGCTGTGGCGCGTAAGCCCGTCATGCGCTCCTATTGGGCCGCGCTGGCCCTGTTCGTGATCATCATCATCCCGGTCCGCCTCCTGGTGCGTGGCCCGCTCGTGGAATCCTTTCCCTCGGCGCGCACCGCAAGCGATGTCGTCTGCGCGCTGGCCTTCGCGAATGTGCTGCTCTCTGCGAGATTTTCCATCCCCCGCATCTTCGGGTCGCTGCCCTCCTTCCGGCTCGACATGCCGAATTTCACCTATTCGCTTTATCTCACGCATCTGCCCATCATCGTCTTCGTGCGCGCAGGGCTCGAAAGCGTCGCGCCGGGATGGGCGCTTCAAAACGCAACGATTGGCAATTGGCTCGTGATGTTTTGCGTGATCGCGGGCGCGGGCGTTTTCGCCTATCTCTTCTCGAGCGCGACGGAAGCGAAGACAACGTCTTTCAGAGGCTTTCTCGACCGCAAGATCGAGGGGCTCGCGCGCGTCCTGGCCCTGTTCGATGTCGGCCGCACGAGAGCCGGACGATGA